The genomic region ACTTCTTTATCACTGCTCTTAGTCTCTTCTGAAGACTTTTTCTTTGGCTTCTGTGCAGCCAACTCTGATTTTCTCTTATCCGAAAGAGAACGCCCAGACTCTACAAGCTCCAGAATTGCCATCTCGGCCCCGTCACCAATTCTTCTCCTGGTCTTGACAATTCTGGTATATCCGCCCGGCCTCGTTGAGAATCTGGGAGCTATTTCATCAAGAAGGTGAAAGGCAACGTCCTTGTCGCGGATAGTCTTCAGCAAATCTCGGAGGATATTAATATTTTTTACCCTGGCTTTCGTAATCATTTTTTCAATCATGGGCTTTAATTCTTTTGCCTTCATGGTCGTTGTTTCAATTTTTTCATGTTCAAAAAAGGAAGTAATCATCGAACGAAACATCGCCTGTCGATGACGTGAATCTCTGCCAAACTGACGTCCTTGCATTCTGTGTCTCATAAGCCTCGTCCTAACATCTGATTAGTCAAAAAACATTAATCCTTATTGGTCAATTCCATCCCCAAGGTCAATCCCATGTTCGAAAGGACGGTCTTTATTTCGTTAAGGGATTTACGACCAAAGTTTTTTGTCTTAAGAAGTTCATTTTCTGTCTTCTGGATAAGATCCCCAACGGTCTTAATTTCAGCATTTTTGAGACAATTGGATGCTCGCACAGAAAGCTCAAGATCAAGAACATTTCGGGTCAAGAGGTCATCCCCAATCTCTTCCACCTTCATCGTGGGCTTGGGCGAATCTGGTATAAGATGATCTGTATCTTCAATAACAAACATATCCAGATGATCTTTTAAAATTTGAGCTGCCTGAGACAAAGCTTCCTCTGGGGTCAGACTTCCATCTGTTTCAATATCAAGAGTCAACTTGTCATAATCTGTCATCCGTCCGACACGCGTGCTGTCAACTGTAAAATTCACTTTTTTTAAGGGTGTAAAAACTGCATCGATTGGAATAACACCAACTTCCAGAGACTCAGACTTATTCCTTTCGGCTGAAACATATCCCCGACCTGTTTCGATACGGAGATCCATCTCGAGAGAGGCACCCTTATCAAGCGTGGCAATATGGTGGCCTGGATCTAAAATATCAATAACTCCACCAGTGGAAATATCTCCTGCTGTAACATATTTTTGGCCAGAAACCTTAAGATGAACCCAGTG from Leptospirillum ferriphilum harbors:
- the rplQ gene encoding 50S ribosomal protein L17; protein product: MITSFFEHEKIETTTMKAKELKPMIEKMITKARVKNINILRDLLKTIRDKDVAFHLLDEIAPRFSTRPGGYTRIVKTRRRIGDGAEMAILELVESGRSLSDKRKSELAAQKPKKKSSEETKSSDKEVAAKS
- a CDS encoding DNA-directed RNA polymerase subunit alpha, which produces KESLMNSVRDFQMPKSLSFDRDTQTDRFLRVIAEPFERGYGTTLGNSLRRILLSSIKGAAITAVRFRGVFHEFSNIPGVLEDVSDIILNLKEVRVKSHESEPHWVHLKVSGQKYVTAGDISTGGVIDILDPGHHIATLDKGASLEMDLRIETGRGYVSAERNKSESLEVGVIPIDAVFTPLKKVNFTVDSTRVGRMTDYDKLTLDIETDGSLTPEEALSQAAQILKDHLDMFVIEDTDHLIPDSPKPTMKVEEIGDDLLTRNVLDLELSVRASNCLKNAEIKTVGDLIQKTENELLKTKNFGRKSLNEIKTVLSNMGLTLGMELTNKD